The Filimonas lacunae genomic sequence AGCCGGTTTTAGCTTCACTCAGCAAGGATGTTACATTGCTCCATTTAGCGCTGTTGTCATTTACTACATAGTTATCTTCAATGCGTAACTGTGCATTGCTGTTAGTGATGGAGAAAGTGGTGTTATCTGCCCAGTTGGTGGCATCGATGCCTTTAGGCGTTACAGATGCTGAAAAGCGGCGTAATAACACAATCTTGCCGCGTACCTGGCCGAGTGTGGGCACAGAGGCACCGGTATACCACTGGGAAGGATTTTTAGCTACATAGCTATTGAAGGTTTCTTCAAAAGTGCGGGTGATGTTAGAGGAGTTGTATTCTTCTTTCACGCTCATTACAATGGTTTCGCCCGGATGTGTGTTTAAAAAAGTAAAGCAGGCGTTTAACACATCATCGAAGTTCAGGTTCTGGTATACCGAGCCGTGATGGATAGCAAAGGCATTGTCGATGTGGCGGCAACGGATATCCACGAAGCGGATGCCGGCTGATAATTGATCGCCAATGCTTAATGTCTGGCATTTGGCAGTGCCGCTGACAGGCTCAACTGTAGCGCCGGCATCATGCGAACCCGGAA encodes the following:
- a CDS encoding phosphatidylinositol-specific phospholipase C; the protein is MKKTNIRLSLLSLVVAVVLFSCKKEADVNPVNPNAGKGLTAEGRPMVFASKTTVTASAWMASVADEISLSMLSIPGSHDAGATVEPVSGTAKCQTLSIGDQLSAGIRFVDIRCRHIDNAFAIHHGSVYQNLNFDDVLNACFTFLNTHPGETIVMSVKEEYNSSNITRTFEETFNSYVAKNPSQWYTGASVPTLGQVRGKIVLLRRFSASVTPKGIDATNWADNTTFSITNSNAQLRIEDNYVVNDNSAKWSNVTSLLSEAKTGLATTMYITFTSGYKPLIFSIPSITSVSGTINPNVTSYFTTNTTGRYGIIPMDFSEASRASLIYQTNF